CAGGATCTTCAGAAAGGATTGTGTGTGTGTTGACATGTATGTCACACATCTGCAGCAAACCTTCACAGACTGGATGGTTTCCTCTGGTTGTGCTTCAGAACATAGATCAATCTCAGATGAATTTGTATGGCCATCATCAGTTTCTGCAATATCTACAGAAGTAGATTCTTCAGGAGGGCTTTCTTTATTATAAACCAAGTCACCTTCTACAACCTGTGACATGCCTGTACCAATACTAGTTAGAATATGAAAAAGGATGAATATAGTTTGGTAGAGCAGGAAAAGTTAGCCATAAAAGACATAGATAACCATCTCAAGCAATAATCTACACTAGTTCAAAACTGTCCAATTACATAATGATTATAATTAAAAAATAGTAAAAGAAGGATGGAGTAGACTGACCATACTTTTCCACTCTCATGCTGGCAGCATGATTCCAAAGGTAACTTTGGTAACTATGTACATACCTACATAGAATATTCAAAAGAATATTAAGAAAGAAAACACGGCTATCATTTAACAGAACTCGGTAGAATACCAACTACAGACTTAATTACATCATCGTTGGAGATTATCAAGAAAACAGAATTTGACATGGTAACAAAGCATCACATTATAGCATATAAAGTGGGCAGTGCTAATGATGTGAGACAAGCATTCCTACATGTGCAAGCTGTGATGCAATGGCTTGAGAGTTGGCAGCAATAACAAAGAAATGCATAACATGAATACAGAGCTCTGGACACGGAGGTACGTTGTTATTAGATACCAAGAAACAATTTTTAAGCATAGGAAGTCAAGAATGACAAACACCACATTCATAACGAGGAAAAACAAACCTTTTTCCCCATGCAAGTTGGGCTAGGTAGCACATTCTTAATGTTCTAAAAGGGCGTAACTTAATTTGCTCAATAATATCAAGAAACATGGAATAAAACTAGagtaaaagatgtaacatacaTCATTCTTAGTGTTCTTGGTATACCCTTTAGTGCCTGTAGATAGTTACCAGGGCATTTCTTCAGACACTGTAGCTGGAAACATGCAAACAATGGAACATAAGAAAAGAATCAGTACAGGTTCACAAAGCCAAACTATTTCAGTTAATACCAGGGGAACTTACTATAGCCCTCTCAGCTACGAGGTGTCGAGGGAAGTTCCTCAGTGCTTTATCAATGTCACCATGTTCCTTGTAATGTTTGCGGACCTCATTTATGTCATCACGCTGTTTGACTACTAAGTTATGTTTAACAAAAGTTGGCAGAACTCAATATACAATTCCTAATTGGATGCATATAAAATATCTGTAGGATATCTCCTTCCCTTGGATCAAGAATCAAGTTTACAGCAGCTTTCCACTCTCCTCTAAGCAAAGCAGCCCCAACAAGGTgtgttggaatcgaaccactTCCAAAGCGCTAAGAAAATTAAATAGAAAACTAGATCAGCTTCAGAAATAAATGGGAAATAGGTTTTTAAACATGAGGGCATGCAGAAATTATACCTGCAAACCATAGTAGTTGATAAATCCATTCTTTCCTAAGCCATCAGCAGCAGCTTTTATTACATCTTCGGATTCTGCAATGACGCCCCTGAAGAAATACAGTGAAGCATAAGTTCTCAATTTAATCTGTTTTCCTAAAAGAGAAAACAGGTCTGTTGCATGTAGACTAAGTATCATAGCAGAGAGTGCAGGCCACAAGTGCACACAACATCATGCAGATACTAAGAATAGAATGTTATAAACATGATCCTAAGTTCTTGTGTCACATGGATATATTATTAATCTAAGAGGTTATAAGCATTCATGTTAATCAGTGAGCACTTTACCGGGGAAAAAATATCAGTCTGCtatgctaaaaaaattaaattgttAGTATAAACAGAACAAATAGTACCTCAGAGTAATTGTAAATTGATTTCCCATGAGTTGACCAAGAACAAGTCCCTCCTTCACATAACTAAAATGATTGGTTAGTCGCAGACATTTCAAATTTTATTACTATATGGTTATATCTGCAACGGAAGAGACGATAATGCTGATCATGTACCAAAAGTTTCCAACTTTAATCCCAAATAGCCGATTATTGAGAGCAGCCAATCTATTGGCTTGCACCTTGAAAACGGTTACCTAATAAAAAACGAGAAAAAATCCATTGAGATAATACATAGACAGGCATGAGAAACTATTTACATAGGAAGAATAGACAGGTAAATTAGTATATTAGTATGCAGTTCCGGACCAAAGAACCTATCAATTAGCTATCTGTTTGTAGCACACCTCTTGTGCAACTAAAATCACTAAAGTGTTTCCTTTCCACACTATTATGTCATATCTTAGTCAatgtaaaaaaacaaacaaaaccaCCAGGATTGACAAAAACACCAGGAGTGCTGTTATAAACTTGAGGAATACATACCTGCTGCAAAGTGACAGCACGTTTATCCTTTGTACCTGCAAACCCAAATGAACGTGGCTGCAAAAAGTGCAGTTAATCTATCAGCAGCAAGAGATGTGAGTGAATCCAGCTATCCAGGACAAATAAAACAAATACTAAGGATTGGCAACTGTGATATACCTGAAGTCCTAACATTTTTCCTATTATTCCTAATGCTTCTTGAGTGTCCTTATTCTCTTTGTACAGGTGAAACCTGAACAACGTCCCATAATGGTAACTCCAGTTAAAACACTAATTAGCAGCCAAAAAATGAACTGAACAATACAGCAGTGGTGTGCAGCTACATTAGATGCATTGCtatgtttggaaaaaaaataggacACATCAAGTGTGACATACATGTGAAATGAGCCCATTCCAATAGAAACAACAGTTAAATACCACTGAATAGAGTAAACACACCAAACATGATGTCATCACCTCAGGAACTTCCCAACACTATCAGACCAATTACTAGACCCTCTACTATCAAATGGCCGGTCATCTCTCCAATCAGAACCACCCATGTTCTTCCGCTTCCTTCCTTTCccacgaccaccaccaccacagccccTTCCACCACCAGCTCCTGACCCCAACCGCACCCTGATGCACCTCTGGATACCATCACTGTGTTCCACTGTGTCCGTAACAAGGAACTTGAAGTTCTTCTTAAAAAAGTTATGCACCTCCTACAACCAAACAATGCATATGTCATACCATCCGCATCCAACCCAGTGGCACAAACAATCAGTAACCAGTAAGTGAACCGACCGATCTGTGAGCCTTGTCGGCGTCAGGCGAGAGAATGACCGGCGAGACATCACCGTCACCCCCGGCCGCCACCCTTTCGAGGAGCCCTCTCAGCGCGTCGCAATCCGCGTCGCCGCAGAGCGCGCGGAACGACTCGAGGGCCTGCGAGTGGTCCGCGTCGGCCGAGggcgccgccttctcctcctctttcacATCCACGCACTGCAATTCCAAATTTGGCAGCGAGATTAGGATCTGAGTTGCGCAAGTGTGAGCTCAAAATTGCAGGGAGGGCCTGATACCTCGGAGGGGAGATCGAATGAGGTGAGCTGGACGACGGTGCCGTCGCGGGCGACCTCGTGGACGATGAAGTCGGAGTAGCGGTGCTTGAGGACACCACGGAAGCCAGGGAGTGAGGAGGCGAAGCAGGAGATGCCAGCCTCGACCTCAGAGAGTGAGCTCGAGCGCGCCATGGGAGGTGGCCGGTGGAGGGGGCCTACtgggctagggttttggggaggaggaagagggttTACCGGTGAGGGAAGAGGGGATTGCCGAAAGGGAGAATTTCGGCCTTGGTCCCTCATTTCCCCCACTATTTCCGATTTACGCCCCAGTTGTATACTTGTATTTGCGTTTAGAGCCTCTGAAGATTAAGCACGCCACTTCgaattttgttttgttgttttaAAAGTGAATTTTGGCATAAACTTTGGAGTAATGATTGCATGAACAACGATTTCTGCTCCAATGAAAGCAACATGGGTCTGCAAATTAAGCACGCCTCTTTGAATTTTGTTTTATCGTTTGAGAAATTGAAAAATGGCTTTAACTCGagagtaattttttttttgccgaaaTAACTCTAGAGTAATTTGACTAGGAAAAGTTGAAATGTTTAGCATGAACAACGATTTCTGTTCCGATGAAAACGACATGGCCTAAGCTTTAGGTTATTGCTATCATGAGGTATGAGCCCATGCTAATTTTCAGAAAACCGACAACACGTCAATACAATCGTTGGAGCCGTGCAAGATACTCGTCATATCCATACATCCCCGCTTCGTGCGCACCTACCACTGATTCCATTATTTGAAATCCACAATAGACATTCACACGAACACGCATCCATCATTGCAGAAAATTGAATATTGGTTTGCTAAATTCAAAATGCATCAAGGATATGGATATCATCTTTGAATGGACTAATAACACGATCTTGGTACAACAAAAATGAATGGCGCGATGGTCTGTTCTCCCAGCTATCCGGGGTTCAGCTCCTTCACCGGTTGCCAAAATACAAAGCATTTGCCACTGAACATCAGGTCAAAAACATCTTATTGTCTATCAATGGATCGTTCTGATGATGCAGAATAAAAGTTAGAAAAGCGTTCATTGATGAAACACAAGAAAGCTTCAGAATAAAAATAACACATCCATTCCGCTGTTTGCAGTTTGCACACCTTACAGTGCGAGCCGACTTATTTTTGTGCTCGTAACGCTTCAAAGCAAACCTAGCAGGCATCTAGATCCCTGCATGGAGGAGGTTTCGGCTCTCCGTGCAATGTGGTGTTGCCTCCAGCGGGGCCACAGTTTTTCCGCTCTGGGTGCTGTGTGCCTCGCTGCAAAAGAAATTTTCATAGAAAAAACACATGTCAGGCCTTGATATACAAAAAATCAAACCAACAAAAAGCAGAGTAGAAATATCCAGTTAAGCTAGCTGGTACTTACAGGGGGAATTTCTCCTCTTCTCAGCATCTCAACAATCTCAACAACTCGTTTTGGAGTGAGGTCCTCCTGAAAACGAAGGGGAATGCAGAAAAAGAAGCTCAGAGTTATGGCACAGATATTTTTTTGTCAAATCCTCCAGCTAGCAAGAAACATTTTTTGTTTGCCATGTCATGTTCTGCTAGAAGTACTTCTGTTGCATGGTTTGAGCACATAACAGAATAACATGCAAATAGACTTACATAATAGTTGTATGTGTAACCCTCTGAACCTTTCGAGTAGTCAGCCACAGCAATCATGGGAGCATTCACACAGCAACCCTGCAAATGCAGTATAGACATGTGAATAAAAGTTGCATTCTAGTTCtcgaaaataaaataaaatagaagaATCTATTATAAATAGCTGGAATTTTTAAAAACATTCATCACCAACATATTATAGACTACTACTGCAGCTAAACATTTAAAGCACAACTAAAAAGAGCAATTTGAAGGCATCTGAAATAGCATTTCATAAATATTCACAATACCATGCACTCCATTTCTCCAACAGAAAATAAACCATCGCTGGTCACCTCTGCAAAGGCAAGAAAAATATCAACGATATTGCAGGGATAGCACGGGAAGCTCAGGCATAGAGGACAATTCTTGTGGTAACCAATCAGAAAGTAGCATGCTTAGTTAACAGGTTTAAAGTACTGTGGATAAACAAACCATTTCGTTTAACTCCAAGGTGCTCCAACAATGTCTCTTCGATTTCACGTGAACCACGAATCATGCAAGGTGTAGTTCCACACACCAGAAGGTGGTACTTACCAACCTAAATGATACGAAAAAGCTCAAAAGTGTAACAGAGGTGCTAGTGGGGGCAACAATAAAAACGAAATAGGAATTGATGCATCAAGATACCTTAGTTCGATTAAACATTGTGTAAAATGTAGCAACTTCATATACTCTGATTGGCGCAACTTCAACGATTTTAGCAATCTGAAACAGCAGAGACAACATTGTCAGGAATACAGAAAAACACAGGAAGTTTTCCAAACACAGGGGAAACAGGAGAAAGGTAATCAGATAATAACACAGCTTGTCATAACATACAAGTGTGTAAGTGTAACATAACCACTTTTAATATTCCAACTATCCATATGCTATGAGCATAATTAAATATGAATatttcttaattttcttttttggggaaaataattttgaattttctgTAGCATCAGCTGCATAAAAGATATAGTTACAGAAGGGATGTCAGCTGCCACTAAGGCAAAAAGGCTTGTTTTTGATTGGTCATTAACCCCCATTCTCCAATACTGCACTCAAATTAAGTCATCTAGTATCTGAGTagcgtctttttttttctttggactAGCAATGCCAGAATAAAATTGTATTTATCAAATGGTGTTACATACAAATGTTGTCTAATCTACAAGATGTAACTCAGTTCTCCCTGTTTTCAGTACAGATCAGATTTGAACACTAAAGAAAACTCAGCTAACGTTACCTACTTGTAGAAGAAAGCAAATACATATCATAAGTGTCCGACCATCAATAACAATACTGAGTTGGCAGGAGTTGATTTAAATTTATAACAAGAGCTACAGTATCTCTTGCTAAGAGAAATGTATAATTGACTTATTGACACTGCACAACAGCACAAGTCATTACATAAACCTACCACCAGATATGCACATGCTATTTCTCTGTGCTACCTAGAGAAAGTTCAGTAAGTAAAATTCCTAAAGAACTGGACAGGATGAAGACTATCCTGGGTAGGATTAAAGGAAAAGCAGCTGTAACACGAAACCAGGGTCAATCAGGTAGTGTCTGCTGCACAGTTACAACTGAAATGCAACTCTAGTAAGCCCTTCAGTGAATGAAGGCCCGTAAAAAAGtttgtcatcttttttttcaGATGGAACATAAGAAAACATACTGAAGGTGGTAAATAATAGGTTTTAACATAAAACATAGTAGAACTTACAGCATCCATGGCTGCAACTGGCACCCATCCaccatgctgctgctgcgcaaGATCAAGCAGTGGAATAATACCTGATTGCTTGTAGTTGCTTGGATAGTGAGACAGTATCTCCTTGACCTGAATCCACATTGAAACATACAATTAAAACTCTAATTAAAATGCCCTGCTAACAAGGTTCATGCAAAAACTATTAGCTGCATTCACTTCCTTCACTAAGCACAGTCTCAGGTCAAATACGACATTAAGCCCCATCCCTATATTACATTTGCCCATTGGTGAAGTGTCATATTACAAGGAAAGTTATCTCCCTTCTCATAACCAAAAATCAGCTCAAACTTCATCAT
This sequence is a window from Setaria italica strain Yugu1 chromosome III, Setaria_italica_v2.0, whole genome shotgun sequence. Protein-coding genes within it:
- the LOC101773213 gene encoding multisubstrate pseudouridine synthase 7, translating into MARSSSLSEVEAGISCFASSLPGFRGVLKHRYSDFIVHEVARDGTVVQLTSFDLPSECVDVKEEEKAAPSADADHSQALESFRALCGDADCDALRGLLERVAAGGDGDVSPVILSPDADKAHRSEVHNFFKKNFKFLVTDTVEHSDGIQRCIRVRLGSGAGGGRGCGGGGRGKGRKRKNMGGSDWRDDRPFDSRGSSNWSDSVGKFLRFHLYKENKDTQEALGIIGKMLGLQPRSFGFAGTKDKRAVTLQQVTVFKVQANRLAALNNRLFGIKVGNFCYVKEGLVLGQLMGNQFTITLRGVIAESEDVIKAAADGLGKNGFINYYGLQRFGSGSIPTHLVGAALLRGEWKAAVNLILDPREGERDDINEVRKHYKEHGDIDKALRNFPRHLVAERAILQCLKKCPGNYLQALKGIPRTLRMMYVHSYQSYLWNHAASMRVEKYGMSQVVEGDLVYNKESPPEESTSVDIAETDDGHTNSSEIDLCSEAQPEETIQSVKIVDSGDLLKGMYTFDDVVLPLPGSQAMFPGNEVAEIYHEMAKKDGISLMENAHGVKEFSITSMKGGYRRVFQRPIDFQWELMTYTDDSSSLAETDLDVLSRIKPKEANELVTTDQSQDKLEKDSDTSTPTNGSDSLENKPTGSPDTAPRKMAIKLVFTLPASCYATMAIRELLKTSTSVAYQKTLSC
- the LOC101773884 gene encoding NADH dehydrogenase [ubiquinone] flavoprotein 2, mitochondrial, which translates into the protein MLPPAARLAARRLLGLASSSASEAAARRLAPSPIAASSYAAAARGSVSSSRPFSTALNYHIDSPENKPDMKWEFSEANMKKVKEILSHYPSNYKQSGIIPLLDLAQQQHGGWVPVAAMDAIAKIVEVAPIRVYEVATFYTMFNRTKVGKYHLLVCGTTPCMIRGSREIEETLLEHLGVKRNEVTSDGLFSVGEMECMGCCVNAPMIAVADYSKGSEGYTYNYYEDLTPKRVVEIVEMLRRGEIPPRGTQHPERKNCGPAGGNTTLHGEPKPPPCRDLDAC